The stretch of DNA ATACCGACACCGGATGCCGGGCGTCCGCATGGCCGCATGACCGCCTGGCTCAACCGCACCCTGTTCCCGTGGATCGGGCCCCCACCGCTCGGGCCGTACACGGACGAACCGGAGGCAGCGGTGGCCGCCGCCCAAGCTCAGTCGGTTTGCCCGATGTGTGGCGAACTCATGTCGCTGCACGAGATCGATCGCTCGGGGGAGCGCACCCAGATCTACCACCCTTCAGCAGAGCAGGCCGCCGAGCGCCGGGCGGCACTCGGTCTCGAGTAGCCGCATCGCGGGTCGAGCCCGCCGTCGTTGGTCGTCGTTGGTCGAGCTTGTCGAGACCTGGCCACGAGATCTCGACAAGCTCGATCAACGCATTCGCTCGATCAACGCATTCGCAGCCGCTAGCCGAGCGCGCGCAGGCGCGGCGCGAGGTCGCGCTCGAAGAGGTCGAGGAAACGCTTTTGGTCGTGACCGGGGGAGTGGAAGACCAGGTGGTTGAGGCCCGCGTCAATGTACTGCGCGACCTGAGCGACGGCGTCCTCAGGGTCTGACGCCACGATCCACCGCTTGGCGACCTGCTCGATCGGCAGGGCATCGGCTGCTGCCTCCATCTCGATCGGATCTTCGATCGAGTGTTTCTGTTCGGCGGTCAACGACAGCGGGGCCCAGAATCGGGTGTTCTCAAGCGCGAGCGCGGGGTCGGTGTCGTAGGAGATCTTGATTTCAATCATGCGGTCGATGTCGGCCAGATTGCGCCCCGCCTGCTCCGCGCCTTCGGCCACGGCCGGAAGAAGCTTCTCGGTATACAGCTCCATTCCCTTGCCCGACGTGCAGATGAAGCCGTCGCCGCTTCGTCCGGCATACCGGGCAACGAAGGGGCCGCCGGCGGCGATATAGACGGGGATTCCATCGTCGGGGCGGTCGTAGATCGATGCGCCGTTGGTCGTGTAGTACTCGCCGTCGAAGTCGACGCGGTCCCGCGACCAGAGTTCACGCATGAGGTCGACGGACTCGCGCAGGCGCGCAAACCGCTCCTTGAACTCGGGCCATTCGCCCTGGAAGCCCGTGGCGATCTCGTTGAGGGCCTCACCCGTGCCGACCCCGAGCATGATGCGCCCCGGGTAGAGGCAGCCCATCGTGGCGAACGCCTGCGCGATGACGGCTGGGTTGTAGCGGAAGGTCGGCGTCATGACCGAGGTGCCGATCTGAATGCGCGAGGTGCGCTCACCCACGGCGGTCATCCAGGCGATCGAGAACGGCGCATGCCCGCCGACGTGGCGCCAGGGTTGAAAGTGGTCGCTGACCGTGACGCTGTCGAAGCCGTGTTCCTCGGCCATCACCCCCAGCTCAACGAGTTCACGCGGCGCGAACTGCTCAGCCGATGCCTTCAAACCCAACTTCAACACGGTGCCTCCACTTAGTACTGTCGATCACTCCAGGCCGATGATTCTGCTCTCACGACACTAGCGAGAAGTGGGCCCTCTGTGCCGTTCTGGCCGCAGGTCATTGCATGCGTGCTCAGGTGAGCGACGCCAGGATGTCGGCCCGCACATCGGCGAGACGGCGGCGCAACTCGGACACGGTGTCGAGCGGCACCTGCGACCGAGCGGCCGCCGTGCGCAGATCGGCGCGCAACTGCTGGCGGAACTCGGTGAGAACCATCTCGGCTTCGCGCAGGGCACGGGTGGAATCGGCGTGCTGCTTCGACTCAGTGCCGTGCTGCTTCGACTCGGAAGCGGCTTGCCGGGCAGCCGAAGCGAGATCGGCCCGCAAGCTCTTCATGGCCGCGTTCACCCCCGAACGCACCTCGTCGGCGAGGCGACGCACCGAATCGGTGACCTCGTTCTCGATTGCATCAAGCTCGCCCTGGCGGGTCGCCAGTTCGGCGCGGCCGGCCTCCGTGATGGAGTAGACGGTCT from Leifsonia psychrotolerans encodes:
- a CDS encoding PadR family transcriptional regulator; protein product: MTPPVFSHGSLRLYLLSLLAEQPRHGYELIQALSERFGGTYSPSAGTIYPRLAKLEEDGLVTKTSDGRKTVYSITEAGRAELATRQGELDAIENEVTDSVRRLADEVRSGVNAAMKSLRADLASAARQAASESKQHGTESKQHADSTRALREAEMVLTEFRQQLRADLRTAAARSQVPLDTVSELRRRLADVRADILASLT
- the fgd gene encoding glucose-6-phosphate dehydrogenase (coenzyme-F420) translates to MLKLGLKASAEQFAPRELVELGVMAEEHGFDSVTVSDHFQPWRHVGGHAPFSIAWMTAVGERTSRIQIGTSVMTPTFRYNPAVIAQAFATMGCLYPGRIMLGVGTGEALNEIATGFQGEWPEFKERFARLRESVDLMRELWSRDRVDFDGEYYTTNGASIYDRPDDGIPVYIAAGGPFVARYAGRSGDGFICTSGKGMELYTEKLLPAVAEGAEQAGRNLADIDRMIEIKISYDTDPALALENTRFWAPLSLTAEQKHSIEDPIEMEAAADALPIEQVAKRWIVASDPEDAVAQVAQYIDAGLNHLVFHSPGHDQKRFLDLFERDLAPRLRALG